The Colias croceus chromosome 3, ilColCroc2.1 genome includes a region encoding these proteins:
- the LOC123705929 gene encoding ral guanine nucleotide dissociation stimulator isoform X4: MSQDAESLQPTWRLWGEERVDGAIYTVYLKKVRYHRPTRCASSESDDEISHLEWETVRVRFVKAGTVERLVEALATDDGELESTYVNVFLATYRSFAECGKVLDLLLRRYEALAAEDVLSTGSDTSQQHRKTLVACLHVWLDTYPEDFRQPPHHPALQQLLTFTQIHLPGSELHSKVLQKLAVFSAERNGGGGAGVCLAPGMRLAAHHTSAYRLPHVPHRHFAEQLTRMDMQLFRKLVPHQCLGAVWSRRDKDRSHDAATVLATVNQFNAVSFRVISTVLLEPSLRPLERADILAAWLDIARELRVLKNFSSLKAIISGLQSNPVYRLRKTWALLNKEKAELFEELARIFSEDNNRWAQRELLMREGTAKFADTVGENDRQLQKLLHERGSPGVSHGTIPYLGTFLTDLTMIDTAIPDTVADGLINFDKRRKEFEVLAQIKLLQGAANAYHLPSDPMFDRWFDSVIILDDAEAHQLSCQIEPQTNPPKERRPKKVNENNNHGHRKNDSIASTSSSNSSQFYCETDGVGNTWKRDSLERRSSPTRLSHGSSSSSIPSLDVSLSSANSGQKQNGKQANSPAHANTRNNGPDFYIIRVTFESDCVETEGVVLYKSIMLSNNERTPQVIRNAMLKLNLDGDPDGYTLAQVLPEREMVLPANANVYYAVNTAYNLNFILRPRKSDQTDSVVNGKSKNKRA, translated from the exons gAATCTGACGACGAAATCTCCCATCTAGAGTGGGAGACAGTTCGGGTCAGGTTTGTGAAGGCGGGCACAGTCGAGAGGCTGGTCGAAGCTTTAGCTACTGACGATGGCGAGCTGGAGTCCACATACGTCAATGTTTTTCTCGCCACATACAG GTCATTTGCGGAATGCGGCAAAGTACTGGATCTTTTGTTGCGACGATATGAAGCTCTTGCGGCGGAAGATGTACTCTCAACAGGATCGGATACTTCGCAACAACACAGAAA GACTCTGGTGGCGTGCCTGCACGTGTGGCTGGACACGTACCCGGAGGACTTCCGCCAGCCGCCGCACCACCCCGCGCTGCAGCAGCTCCTCACCTTCACGCAGATACACCTGCCCGGCTCCGAACTGCACTCGAAG GTGTTGCAGAAGCTAGCCGTATTCAGCGCGGAGCGCAACGGCGGGGGCGGGGCTGGGGTGTGCCTGGCGCCCGGCATGCGGCTGGCGGCGCACCACACGAGCGCGTACCGCCTGCCGCACGTGCCGCACCGCCACTTCGCCGAGCAGCTCACGCGCATGGACATGCAGCTGTTCCGCAAGCTCGTGCCGCACCAGTGCCTCGGCGCCGTGTGGTCGCGCCGCGACAAGGACCGCTCGCACGACGCCGCCACCGTGCTCGCCACCGTCAACCAGTTCAACGCGGTCTCCTTCCGCGTCATCTCCACCGTGCTGCTGGAGCCGAGCCTGCGGCCGCTGGAGCGCGCCGACATCCTCGCCGCGTGGCTCGACATCGCGCGCGAGCTGCGCGTGCTCAAGAACTTCTCCTCGCTCAAGGCGATCATCTCGGGCCTGCAGAGCAACCCCGTCTACCGGCTCCGCAAGACCTGGGCGCTACTGAACAAGGAGAAGGCCGAACTCTTCGAGGAACTAGCGAGAATTTTCAGCGAAGACAACAACCGATGGGCGCAACGCGAGCTTCTCATGAGAGAAGGCACCGCCAAGTTCGCCGATACGGTCGGGGAGAACGATCGTCAATTGCAAAAGCTCCTCCACGAACGGGGCTCGCCCGGCGTCAGCCACGGAACGATACCTTATTTGGGCACGTTTTTAACGGACCTCACCATGATCGACACGGCCATACCGGACACGGTCGCCGATGGCCTCATTAATTTCGATAAGAGACGCAAAGAATTCGAGGTGCTCGCTCAGATTAAGCTATTGCAAGGTGCTGCGAACGCTTACCATTTACCCTCCGATCCGATGTTCGACCGATGGTTCGACTCCGTGATAATTTTAGACGACGCGGAGGCTCACCAGCTTTCGTGTCAAATAGAACCGCAAACGAATCCGCCTAAGGAGAGACGTCCCAAGAAAGTGAACGAAAACAATAACCATGGCCATAGGAAAAACGATTCGATCGCTAGTACAAGTTCCAGTAACAGCTCGCAATTTTACTGCGAGACGGATGGTGTTGGGAACACTTGGAAGAGAGATAGCTTAGAGCGCAGATCTTCTCCTACGAGGCTATCTCACGGCTCATCGTCATCTTCTATTCCTTCATTAGACGTGTCCTTGTCTAGCGCTAACAGTGGCCAGAAGCAGAACGGCAAGCAAGCAAACAGCCCGGCTCATGCGAATACACGTAACAACGGTcctgatttttatataattcgcGTAACATTCGAGTCGGACTGTGTAGAAACAGAAGGCGTGGTGTTGTATAAGTCGATCATGTTGAGTAACAATGAACGAACGCCGCAAGTGATTCGCAATGCTATGCTCAAATTGAATCTCGACGGGGATCCCGATGGGTACACTTTAGCGCAAGTTTTACCGGAGAGAG aAATGGTGCTGCCAGCGAATGCTAACGTTTATTACGCCGTGAATACTGCATACAACCTGAATTTCATCCTTAGACCACGAAAATCGGATCAAACCGACTCTGTCGTCAATGGGAAATCTAAAAACAAACGAGCTTGA
- the LOC123705929 gene encoding ral guanine nucleotide dissociation stimulator isoform X2 produces the protein MWRICGVSKAEQLLLSDVIDDDYQPTWRLWGEERVDGAIYTVYLKKVRYHRPTRCASSESDDEISHLEWETVRVRFVKAGTVERLVEALATDDGELESTYVNVFLATYRSFAECGKVLDLLLRRYEALAAEDVLSTGSDTSQQHRKTLVACLHVWLDTYPEDFRQPPHHPALQQLLTFTQIHLPGSELHSKVLQKLAVFSAERNGGGGAGVCLAPGMRLAAHHTSAYRLPHVPHRHFAEQLTRMDMQLFRKLVPHQCLGAVWSRRDKDRSHDAATVLATVNQFNAVSFRVISTVLLEPSLRPLERADILAAWLDIARELRVLKNFSSLKAIISGLQSNPVYRLRKTWALLNKEKAELFEELARIFSEDNNRWAQRELLMREGTAKFADTVGENDRQLQKLLHERGSPGVSHGTIPYLGTFLTDLTMIDTAIPDTVADGLINFDKRRKEFEVLAQIKLLQGAANAYHLPSDPMFDRWFDSVIILDDAEAHQLSCQIEPQTNPPKERRPKKVNENNNHGHRKNDSIASTSSSNSSQFYCETDGVGNTWKRDSLERRSSPTRLSHGSSSSSIPSLDVSLSSANSGQKQNGKQANSPAHANTRNNGPDFYIIRVTFESDCVETEGVVLYKSIMLSNNERTPQVIRNAMLKLNLDGDPDGYTLAQVLPEREMVLPANANVYYAVNTAYNLNFILRPRKSDQTDSVVNGKSKNKRA, from the exons gAATCTGACGACGAAATCTCCCATCTAGAGTGGGAGACAGTTCGGGTCAGGTTTGTGAAGGCGGGCACAGTCGAGAGGCTGGTCGAAGCTTTAGCTACTGACGATGGCGAGCTGGAGTCCACATACGTCAATGTTTTTCTCGCCACATACAG GTCATTTGCGGAATGCGGCAAAGTACTGGATCTTTTGTTGCGACGATATGAAGCTCTTGCGGCGGAAGATGTACTCTCAACAGGATCGGATACTTCGCAACAACACAGAAA GACTCTGGTGGCGTGCCTGCACGTGTGGCTGGACACGTACCCGGAGGACTTCCGCCAGCCGCCGCACCACCCCGCGCTGCAGCAGCTCCTCACCTTCACGCAGATACACCTGCCCGGCTCCGAACTGCACTCGAAG GTGTTGCAGAAGCTAGCCGTATTCAGCGCGGAGCGCAACGGCGGGGGCGGGGCTGGGGTGTGCCTGGCGCCCGGCATGCGGCTGGCGGCGCACCACACGAGCGCGTACCGCCTGCCGCACGTGCCGCACCGCCACTTCGCCGAGCAGCTCACGCGCATGGACATGCAGCTGTTCCGCAAGCTCGTGCCGCACCAGTGCCTCGGCGCCGTGTGGTCGCGCCGCGACAAGGACCGCTCGCACGACGCCGCCACCGTGCTCGCCACCGTCAACCAGTTCAACGCGGTCTCCTTCCGCGTCATCTCCACCGTGCTGCTGGAGCCGAGCCTGCGGCCGCTGGAGCGCGCCGACATCCTCGCCGCGTGGCTCGACATCGCGCGCGAGCTGCGCGTGCTCAAGAACTTCTCCTCGCTCAAGGCGATCATCTCGGGCCTGCAGAGCAACCCCGTCTACCGGCTCCGCAAGACCTGGGCGCTACTGAACAAGGAGAAGGCCGAACTCTTCGAGGAACTAGCGAGAATTTTCAGCGAAGACAACAACCGATGGGCGCAACGCGAGCTTCTCATGAGAGAAGGCACCGCCAAGTTCGCCGATACGGTCGGGGAGAACGATCGTCAATTGCAAAAGCTCCTCCACGAACGGGGCTCGCCCGGCGTCAGCCACGGAACGATACCTTATTTGGGCACGTTTTTAACGGACCTCACCATGATCGACACGGCCATACCGGACACGGTCGCCGATGGCCTCATTAATTTCGATAAGAGACGCAAAGAATTCGAGGTGCTCGCTCAGATTAAGCTATTGCAAGGTGCTGCGAACGCTTACCATTTACCCTCCGATCCGATGTTCGACCGATGGTTCGACTCCGTGATAATTTTAGACGACGCGGAGGCTCACCAGCTTTCGTGTCAAATAGAACCGCAAACGAATCCGCCTAAGGAGAGACGTCCCAAGAAAGTGAACGAAAACAATAACCATGGCCATAGGAAAAACGATTCGATCGCTAGTACAAGTTCCAGTAACAGCTCGCAATTTTACTGCGAGACGGATGGTGTTGGGAACACTTGGAAGAGAGATAGCTTAGAGCGCAGATCTTCTCCTACGAGGCTATCTCACGGCTCATCGTCATCTTCTATTCCTTCATTAGACGTGTCCTTGTCTAGCGCTAACAGTGGCCAGAAGCAGAACGGCAAGCAAGCAAACAGCCCGGCTCATGCGAATACACGTAACAACGGTcctgatttttatataattcgcGTAACATTCGAGTCGGACTGTGTAGAAACAGAAGGCGTGGTGTTGTATAAGTCGATCATGTTGAGTAACAATGAACGAACGCCGCAAGTGATTCGCAATGCTATGCTCAAATTGAATCTCGACGGGGATCCCGATGGGTACACTTTAGCGCAAGTTTTACCGGAGAGAG aAATGGTGCTGCCAGCGAATGCTAACGTTTATTACGCCGTGAATACTGCATACAACCTGAATTTCATCCTTAGACCACGAAAATCGGATCAAACCGACTCTGTCGTCAATGGGAAATCTAAAAACAAACGAGCTTGA
- the LOC123705929 gene encoding ral guanine nucleotide dissociation stimulator isoform X3: protein MWRICGVSKAEQLLLSDVIDDDYPTWRLWGEERVDGAIYTVYLKKVRYHRPTRCASSESDDEISHLEWETVRVRFVKAGTVERLVEALATDDGELESTYVNVFLATYRSFAECGKVLDLLLRRYEALAAEDVLSTGSDTSQQHRKTLVACLHVWLDTYPEDFRQPPHHPALQQLLTFTQIHLPGSELHSKVLQKLAVFSAERNGGGGAGVCLAPGMRLAAHHTSAYRLPHVPHRHFAEQLTRMDMQLFRKLVPHQCLGAVWSRRDKDRSHDAATVLATVNQFNAVSFRVISTVLLEPSLRPLERADILAAWLDIARELRVLKNFSSLKAIISGLQSNPVYRLRKTWALLNKEKAELFEELARIFSEDNNRWAQRELLMREGTAKFADTVGENDRQLQKLLHERGSPGVSHGTIPYLGTFLTDLTMIDTAIPDTVADGLINFDKRRKEFEVLAQIKLLQGAANAYHLPSDPMFDRWFDSVIILDDAEAHQLSCQIEPQTNPPKERRPKKVNENNNHGHRKNDSIASTSSSNSSQFYCETDGVGNTWKRDSLERRSSPTRLSHGSSSSSIPSLDVSLSSANSGQKQNGKQANSPAHANTRNNGPDFYIIRVTFESDCVETEGVVLYKSIMLSNNERTPQVIRNAMLKLNLDGDPDGYTLAQVLPEREMVLPANANVYYAVNTAYNLNFILRPRKSDQTDSVVNGKSKNKRA from the exons gAATCTGACGACGAAATCTCCCATCTAGAGTGGGAGACAGTTCGGGTCAGGTTTGTGAAGGCGGGCACAGTCGAGAGGCTGGTCGAAGCTTTAGCTACTGACGATGGCGAGCTGGAGTCCACATACGTCAATGTTTTTCTCGCCACATACAG GTCATTTGCGGAATGCGGCAAAGTACTGGATCTTTTGTTGCGACGATATGAAGCTCTTGCGGCGGAAGATGTACTCTCAACAGGATCGGATACTTCGCAACAACACAGAAA GACTCTGGTGGCGTGCCTGCACGTGTGGCTGGACACGTACCCGGAGGACTTCCGCCAGCCGCCGCACCACCCCGCGCTGCAGCAGCTCCTCACCTTCACGCAGATACACCTGCCCGGCTCCGAACTGCACTCGAAG GTGTTGCAGAAGCTAGCCGTATTCAGCGCGGAGCGCAACGGCGGGGGCGGGGCTGGGGTGTGCCTGGCGCCCGGCATGCGGCTGGCGGCGCACCACACGAGCGCGTACCGCCTGCCGCACGTGCCGCACCGCCACTTCGCCGAGCAGCTCACGCGCATGGACATGCAGCTGTTCCGCAAGCTCGTGCCGCACCAGTGCCTCGGCGCCGTGTGGTCGCGCCGCGACAAGGACCGCTCGCACGACGCCGCCACCGTGCTCGCCACCGTCAACCAGTTCAACGCGGTCTCCTTCCGCGTCATCTCCACCGTGCTGCTGGAGCCGAGCCTGCGGCCGCTGGAGCGCGCCGACATCCTCGCCGCGTGGCTCGACATCGCGCGCGAGCTGCGCGTGCTCAAGAACTTCTCCTCGCTCAAGGCGATCATCTCGGGCCTGCAGAGCAACCCCGTCTACCGGCTCCGCAAGACCTGGGCGCTACTGAACAAGGAGAAGGCCGAACTCTTCGAGGAACTAGCGAGAATTTTCAGCGAAGACAACAACCGATGGGCGCAACGCGAGCTTCTCATGAGAGAAGGCACCGCCAAGTTCGCCGATACGGTCGGGGAGAACGATCGTCAATTGCAAAAGCTCCTCCACGAACGGGGCTCGCCCGGCGTCAGCCACGGAACGATACCTTATTTGGGCACGTTTTTAACGGACCTCACCATGATCGACACGGCCATACCGGACACGGTCGCCGATGGCCTCATTAATTTCGATAAGAGACGCAAAGAATTCGAGGTGCTCGCTCAGATTAAGCTATTGCAAGGTGCTGCGAACGCTTACCATTTACCCTCCGATCCGATGTTCGACCGATGGTTCGACTCCGTGATAATTTTAGACGACGCGGAGGCTCACCAGCTTTCGTGTCAAATAGAACCGCAAACGAATCCGCCTAAGGAGAGACGTCCCAAGAAAGTGAACGAAAACAATAACCATGGCCATAGGAAAAACGATTCGATCGCTAGTACAAGTTCCAGTAACAGCTCGCAATTTTACTGCGAGACGGATGGTGTTGGGAACACTTGGAAGAGAGATAGCTTAGAGCGCAGATCTTCTCCTACGAGGCTATCTCACGGCTCATCGTCATCTTCTATTCCTTCATTAGACGTGTCCTTGTCTAGCGCTAACAGTGGCCAGAAGCAGAACGGCAAGCAAGCAAACAGCCCGGCTCATGCGAATACACGTAACAACGGTcctgatttttatataattcgcGTAACATTCGAGTCGGACTGTGTAGAAACAGAAGGCGTGGTGTTGTATAAGTCGATCATGTTGAGTAACAATGAACGAACGCCGCAAGTGATTCGCAATGCTATGCTCAAATTGAATCTCGACGGGGATCCCGATGGGTACACTTTAGCGCAAGTTTTACCGGAGAGAG aAATGGTGCTGCCAGCGAATGCTAACGTTTATTACGCCGTGAATACTGCATACAACCTGAATTTCATCCTTAGACCACGAAAATCGGATCAAACCGACTCTGTCGTCAATGGGAAATCTAAAAACAAACGAGCTTGA
- the LOC123705929 gene encoding ral guanine nucleotide dissociation stimulator isoform X5, protein MSQDAESLPTWRLWGEERVDGAIYTVYLKKVRYHRPTRCASSESDDEISHLEWETVRVRFVKAGTVERLVEALATDDGELESTYVNVFLATYRSFAECGKVLDLLLRRYEALAAEDVLSTGSDTSQQHRKTLVACLHVWLDTYPEDFRQPPHHPALQQLLTFTQIHLPGSELHSKVLQKLAVFSAERNGGGGAGVCLAPGMRLAAHHTSAYRLPHVPHRHFAEQLTRMDMQLFRKLVPHQCLGAVWSRRDKDRSHDAATVLATVNQFNAVSFRVISTVLLEPSLRPLERADILAAWLDIARELRVLKNFSSLKAIISGLQSNPVYRLRKTWALLNKEKAELFEELARIFSEDNNRWAQRELLMREGTAKFADTVGENDRQLQKLLHERGSPGVSHGTIPYLGTFLTDLTMIDTAIPDTVADGLINFDKRRKEFEVLAQIKLLQGAANAYHLPSDPMFDRWFDSVIILDDAEAHQLSCQIEPQTNPPKERRPKKVNENNNHGHRKNDSIASTSSSNSSQFYCETDGVGNTWKRDSLERRSSPTRLSHGSSSSSIPSLDVSLSSANSGQKQNGKQANSPAHANTRNNGPDFYIIRVTFESDCVETEGVVLYKSIMLSNNERTPQVIRNAMLKLNLDGDPDGYTLAQVLPEREMVLPANANVYYAVNTAYNLNFILRPRKSDQTDSVVNGKSKNKRA, encoded by the exons gAATCTGACGACGAAATCTCCCATCTAGAGTGGGAGACAGTTCGGGTCAGGTTTGTGAAGGCGGGCACAGTCGAGAGGCTGGTCGAAGCTTTAGCTACTGACGATGGCGAGCTGGAGTCCACATACGTCAATGTTTTTCTCGCCACATACAG GTCATTTGCGGAATGCGGCAAAGTACTGGATCTTTTGTTGCGACGATATGAAGCTCTTGCGGCGGAAGATGTACTCTCAACAGGATCGGATACTTCGCAACAACACAGAAA GACTCTGGTGGCGTGCCTGCACGTGTGGCTGGACACGTACCCGGAGGACTTCCGCCAGCCGCCGCACCACCCCGCGCTGCAGCAGCTCCTCACCTTCACGCAGATACACCTGCCCGGCTCCGAACTGCACTCGAAG GTGTTGCAGAAGCTAGCCGTATTCAGCGCGGAGCGCAACGGCGGGGGCGGGGCTGGGGTGTGCCTGGCGCCCGGCATGCGGCTGGCGGCGCACCACACGAGCGCGTACCGCCTGCCGCACGTGCCGCACCGCCACTTCGCCGAGCAGCTCACGCGCATGGACATGCAGCTGTTCCGCAAGCTCGTGCCGCACCAGTGCCTCGGCGCCGTGTGGTCGCGCCGCGACAAGGACCGCTCGCACGACGCCGCCACCGTGCTCGCCACCGTCAACCAGTTCAACGCGGTCTCCTTCCGCGTCATCTCCACCGTGCTGCTGGAGCCGAGCCTGCGGCCGCTGGAGCGCGCCGACATCCTCGCCGCGTGGCTCGACATCGCGCGCGAGCTGCGCGTGCTCAAGAACTTCTCCTCGCTCAAGGCGATCATCTCGGGCCTGCAGAGCAACCCCGTCTACCGGCTCCGCAAGACCTGGGCGCTACTGAACAAGGAGAAGGCCGAACTCTTCGAGGAACTAGCGAGAATTTTCAGCGAAGACAACAACCGATGGGCGCAACGCGAGCTTCTCATGAGAGAAGGCACCGCCAAGTTCGCCGATACGGTCGGGGAGAACGATCGTCAATTGCAAAAGCTCCTCCACGAACGGGGCTCGCCCGGCGTCAGCCACGGAACGATACCTTATTTGGGCACGTTTTTAACGGACCTCACCATGATCGACACGGCCATACCGGACACGGTCGCCGATGGCCTCATTAATTTCGATAAGAGACGCAAAGAATTCGAGGTGCTCGCTCAGATTAAGCTATTGCAAGGTGCTGCGAACGCTTACCATTTACCCTCCGATCCGATGTTCGACCGATGGTTCGACTCCGTGATAATTTTAGACGACGCGGAGGCTCACCAGCTTTCGTGTCAAATAGAACCGCAAACGAATCCGCCTAAGGAGAGACGTCCCAAGAAAGTGAACGAAAACAATAACCATGGCCATAGGAAAAACGATTCGATCGCTAGTACAAGTTCCAGTAACAGCTCGCAATTTTACTGCGAGACGGATGGTGTTGGGAACACTTGGAAGAGAGATAGCTTAGAGCGCAGATCTTCTCCTACGAGGCTATCTCACGGCTCATCGTCATCTTCTATTCCTTCATTAGACGTGTCCTTGTCTAGCGCTAACAGTGGCCAGAAGCAGAACGGCAAGCAAGCAAACAGCCCGGCTCATGCGAATACACGTAACAACGGTcctgatttttatataattcgcGTAACATTCGAGTCGGACTGTGTAGAAACAGAAGGCGTGGTGTTGTATAAGTCGATCATGTTGAGTAACAATGAACGAACGCCGCAAGTGATTCGCAATGCTATGCTCAAATTGAATCTCGACGGGGATCCCGATGGGTACACTTTAGCGCAAGTTTTACCGGAGAGAG aAATGGTGCTGCCAGCGAATGCTAACGTTTATTACGCCGTGAATACTGCATACAACCTGAATTTCATCCTTAGACCACGAAAATCGGATCAAACCGACTCTGTCGTCAATGGGAAATCTAAAAACAAACGAGCTTGA